The DNA segment CACCTGCTATATCCGCAATCTGTATTCCCATCGGGGCAGGACGCTCGTTCTTGCGAGCAGAATATCCAGCTATCCCTGCTACTGAAAGATAATTATTATCGTGCCCTGGACGATCTCGATACGGACCTGTTTGACCGTAACCCGTGAGTGAACAGTAAATTAGCTTTGGATTCGCTTCTTTAAGCGTCTCATAGTCTAACCCAAGCCGTGCCATTACACCGGGACGAAACTGTTCCAAGACAACATCATAATCCTGAACCAACTGCTTAACTAACTCCACCGATTCTCTTTTTTTCAGATTCAGGCTAATAGATTTCTTTGAGCGATTCAAATGTTGATGTGTTGCTGAATCCTCACCATCTAATGGTTCAAGTTCTCTTATAAAATCTGGTAAATCAGGTGACTCTACACGTAAGATCTCTGCCCCCAAATCAGCCAGCATCATGGTCGCATATGGTCCTGGTAATAATTTGGAAAAGTCTAGTACTTTCATGGAATTTAACAATGTAATCTCACCTCTCTAGAAATCCTCCAAAACTTTTCCTTTGCATTCCTTTGAGCACGCCCATTTAAAATAGGAGCTATTTTCTAAACGAAATTGAATAACCAAATCAGCTTTACCATTAATTTCTGACCAATCAGGAAATAGATATTCTTCCTTAGTCGAAAATCCTTTAGAAAAAATTAAACTACCTGTACTCGGGTGAATATCGACAACAGGTAGTTTCACCTTTTGTTATTGTCTAAACATTTTTACACGTCTAGTTATGAATCCCCTTAGTTTTTTCTGAGATAGATTAATTCACTTTCTTTGATCCTCCCCAATGCATTTCCCTTAGCCGATATTTTTGTAGTTTACCGGTTGCTGTTTTAGGTAAAGACTCCACAAACTCAACTTCTCTAGGTGCTTTAAAGTGAGCCATTTCGGATCGGCAATAGCTAATGATCTCCTCTTCAGTTACATTCGCATTGGCTTGTAATACAATAGATGCCTTGGGAGTCTCTCCCCATTTATCATCAGGAATGGCAATAACAGCTGCTTCTAACACATCCGGGTGTTTATACAATACACCTTCGACCTCTGTAGAGGAAATATTTTCTCCTCCGGAAATGATCAAGTCCTTAGCACGGTCTCGTATTTCAATATATCCATCTGGATAAGTCACTGCCAAATCCCCAGTATAGAACCACCCGTCTCTAATTGCCGCTTCAGTTTTCTCCGGATCCTTGTAATATCCGTCCATTACTACATTCCCGCGGGTAATGATTTCTCCTAGTTCTTCCCCGTCCCAAGCAACCTCTTTCCCATCAGGATGGACAACCTTTGTTTCCCCGTTAAATGCTAACTCAACCCCCTGCCTCGCCTTTATCGCTGCCTGTTCGTCTGCCGATTTTGAATCCAATTCTTTTTTCCACTCACAATAAAGAATGAATGGTGAAGTTTCCGTCAAACCATAAACATGGATCATATCCAGTCCAAGGGTTTCCTGTGCTTTTTGAATCAGAGCTGCCGCTGGAGGAGCTCCAGCCGTTGCCATGCGCGGTCGCGTCTTAATCTCAGTATTTTTTGCCTTAGAATCATTCACAAGCATATTAATCACAGTCGGAGCCCCACATAGCAGTGAGATCTTCTCCCTTTCAAACAAGCGGAGGGTCAATGAAGGATCAACCTTTCTCAAACATACATGGGTGCCGCCAGCAGCCGTAATAGCCCAGACACCACCCCAGCCGTTGGCGTGAAACATCGGTAACGTATGAAGATAAACATCATCGTGGCTGACACCAAGGTGATACATGAAATTAGCTGAGTTAAGGTAATTACTGCGATGGTTTAACATCACACCTTTTGGTTTCGACGTTGTTCCACTAGTATAATTCAATGTTAAAAGCTGATTTTCATTTATTTCTATTTGGGGCGGTCCAGTATTTTCTGGAACAT comes from the Halobacillus shinanisalinarum genome and includes:
- a CDS encoding long-chain-fatty-acid--CoA ligase, translated to MFSALTPLDWKRRAVKYYPEKTAVIDGEKQFTYKEFGERSDQLAVALHVEGIRAGDHVAVMLPNTHHMLECFYGICQLGAAMVPLNYRLSAEDLEYIINHSDSKMLIVDEEFSDVIEKIEDKLSLDQIVIVSVAGEETSLKGVDYEAFLQHVPENTGPPQIEINENQLLTLNYTSGTTSKPKGVMLNHRSNYLNSANFMYHLGVSHDDVYLHTLPMFHANGWGGVWAITAAGGTHVCLRKVDPSLTLRLFEREKISLLCGAPTVINMLVNDSKAKNTEIKTRPRMATAGAPPAAALIQKAQETLGLDMIHVYGLTETSPFILYCEWKKELDSKSADEQAAIKARQGVELAFNGETKVVHPDGKEVAWDGEELGEIITRGNVVMDGYYKDPEKTEAAIRDGWFYTGDLAVTYPDGYIEIRDRAKDLIISGGENISSTEVEGVLYKHPDVLEAAVIAIPDDKWGETPKASIVLQANANVTEEEIISYCRSEMAHFKAPREVEFVESLPKTATGKLQKYRLREMHWGGSKKVN